A region of Mesoplodon densirostris isolate mMesDen1 chromosome 11, mMesDen1 primary haplotype, whole genome shotgun sequence DNA encodes the following proteins:
- the GLIPR1 gene encoding glioma pathogenesis-related protein 1 isoform X1, producing MRVTLAVTAWMLSVVSSSSFPANTLPDIENEDFIKDCVRMHNKFRSEVTPKASDMLYMTWDPVLAQIAKAWARNCQFAHNIQLKLPHKLHPNFTSLGENLWTGSLHLFSVSSAVTDWYNEIQYYDFKTQKCDKVCGHYTQIVWADSYKVGCAVQFCSRVSGFESLRNGAHFICNYGPAGNYPTWPYKKGSTCSACPSNDNCLDNLCANPQRDKVTRYYSVVFPDWPIFPRNRNMSLFLIVTPPILILSVIIISVVKHKYPHLALLN from the exons ATGCGAGTCACACTTGCTGTGACAGCCTGGATGCTCTCTGTGGTCTCCAGTTCTTCCTTTCCAGCAAATACTTTGCCAGATATCGAAAATGAAGATTTCATCAAAGACTGTGTTCGAATGCACAACAAGTTCCGATCAGAAGTGACTCCAAAAGCCAGTGATATGCTCTACATG ACTTGGGACCCAGTACTAGCCCAAATTGCAAAAGCATGGGCAAGGAACTGTCAGTTTGCACACAACATACAGCTGAAGCTACCCCACAAGCTGCACCCAAATTTCACTTCATTGGGAGAAAACCTCTGGACTGGGTCTCTGCACCTCTTTTCTGTGTCTTCAGCCGTCACAGACTGGTACAACGAAATTCAATACTATGACTTCAAGACTCAGAAATGTGACAAGGTCTGTGGCCATTATACTCAG ATTGTTTGGGCAGATAGTTATAAAGTTGGCTGTGCAGTACAGTTTTGTTCTCGAGTTTCTGGCTTTGAAAGTCTTCGCAATGGAGCACATTTTATATGCAACTATGGACCAGC AGGCAATTACCCAACCTGGCCATATAAAAAAGGATCCACATGCAGTGCCTGCCCCAGTAACGACAACTGTCTGGACAATCTCTGCG CTAACCCACAACGAGACAAAGTGACAC GTTACTACTCTGTTGTGTTTCCAGACTGGCCAATATTTCCACGTAACAGAAACATGTCTCTTTTCCTCATTGTTACTCCACCAATCCTAATACTGAGTGTTATAATTATCAGTGTGGTCAAGCACAAATACCCTCATTTAGCTCTTCTGAACTAA
- the KRR1 gene encoding KRR1 small subunit processome component homolog, with the protein MASSKLDGQATASRKSEFRSQKPKPESRDESELLTVPDGWKEPAFSKEDNPRGLLEESSFATLFPKYREAYLKECWPLVQKALSEHHVNATLDLIEGSMTVCTTKKTFDPYIIIRARDLIKLLARSVSFEQAVRILQDDVACDIIKIGSLVRNKERFVKRRQRLIGPKGSTLKALELLTNCYIMVQGNTVSAIGPFSGLKEVRKVVLDTMKNIHPIYNIKTLMIKRELAKDSELRSQSWERFLPQFKHKNVNKRKEPKKKTVKKEYTPFPPPQPESQIDKELATGEYFLKASQKRRQKMEAIKAKQAEALSRRQEERNKAFIPPKEKAVVKPKEASTETKIDVAAIKEKVKKAKSKKLGALTAEEVKLKMEADEKKKKKKK; encoded by the exons ATGGCGTCCTCCAAGCTGGACGGGCAAGCTACAGCGTCTAGGAAAAGTGAGTTTCGTAGCCAGAAGCCGAAGCCGGAGAGCCGAG ATGAATCAGAACTCCTCACTGTTCCTGATGGTTGGAAGGAGCCAgctttttccaaagaggacaatCCCAGAGGACTCTTGGAGGAGAGCAGTTTTGCAACTTTGTTTCCAAAATATAGAGAGGCTTACTTGAAAGAGTGCTGGCCATTGGTACAGAAAGCCTTGAGTGAACAT CATGTTAATGCAACCCTGGACCTGATTGAGGGCAGCATGACTGTCTGTACAACAAAGAAGACATTTGATCCATATATCATCATTAGGGCCAGAGACCTAATAAAACTGTTAGCAAGGAGTGTTTCATTTGAACAG gCAGTACGAATTCTTCAGGATGATGTTGCATGTGACATCATTAAAATAGGTTCTTTagttagaaataaagaaagattTGTAAAAAGAAGACAACGGCTTATTGGTCCCAAAGGATCTACGTTGAAG GCGTTGGAACTCTTAACAAACTGTTACATTATGGTACAGGGAAACACGGTTTCAGCCATTGGACcttttagtggcttaaaagag GTTCGAAAAGTAGTCCTAGACACTATGAAGAATATTCATCCAATTTATAACATTAAA ACCTTAATGATTAAACGAGAGTTGGCGAAAGATTCTGAGTTAAGATCACAGAGTTGGGAAAGATTTTTGCCACAGTTcaagcacaaaaatgtgaataaacGCAAGGAACCAAAGAAGAAAACTGTTAAGAAGGAGTATACACcattcccaccaccacagccagAAAGTCAG ATTGATAAAGAATTGGCTACTGGTGAATACTTTCTGAAGGCAAGTCAAAAGAGGAGACAGAAAATGGAAGCAATAAAG GCTAAACAAGCAGAAGCTCTTAGTAGAAGGcaagaggaaagaaacaaagcGTTTATTCCACCTAAAGAAAAAGCAGTTGTGAAACCTAAGGAAG ctTCTACTGAAACTAAAATTGATGTGGCCGCCATCAAGGAAAAGGTTAAGAAAGCAAAGAGTAAGAAACTGGGAGCTCTTACAGCTGAAGAAGTTAAGCTTAAAATGGaagcagatgaaaagaaaaagaagaaaaaaaagtaa
- the GLIPR1 gene encoding glioma pathogenesis-related protein 1 isoform X2, with product MRVTLAVTAWMLSVVSSSSFPANTLPDIENEDFIKDCVRMHNKFRSEVTPKASDMLYMTWDPVLAQIAKAWARNCQFAHNIQLKLPHKLHPNFTSLGENLWTGSLHLFSVSSAVTDWYNEIQYYDFKTQKCDKVCGHYTQYAGLSLLWPLQLRSTGSGRAGSAAMAHGPSRSAAYGILPDRGTNPRPLHRLFGQIVIKLAVQYSFVLEFLALKVFAMEHILYATMDQQAITQPGHIKKDPHAVPAPVTTTVWTISALTHNETK from the exons ATGCGAGTCACACTTGCTGTGACAGCCTGGATGCTCTCTGTGGTCTCCAGTTCTTCCTTTCCAGCAAATACTTTGCCAGATATCGAAAATGAAGATTTCATCAAAGACTGTGTTCGAATGCACAACAAGTTCCGATCAGAAGTGACTCCAAAAGCCAGTGATATGCTCTACATG ACTTGGGACCCAGTACTAGCCCAAATTGCAAAAGCATGGGCAAGGAACTGTCAGTTTGCACACAACATACAGCTGAAGCTACCCCACAAGCTGCACCCAAATTTCACTTCATTGGGAGAAAACCTCTGGACTGGGTCTCTGCACCTCTTTTCTGTGTCTTCAGCCGTCACAGACTGGTACAACGAAATTCAATACTATGACTTCAAGACTCAGAAATGTGACAAGGTCTGTGGCCATTATACTCAG tacgcgggcctctcactgttgtggcctctccagctgcggagcacaggctccggacgcgcaggctcagcggccatggctcacgggcccagccgctccgcggcatatgggatcctcccagaccggggcacgaacccacgtcccctgcatcg ATTGTTTGGGCAGATAGTTATAAAGTTGGCTGTGCAGTACAGTTTTGTTCTCGAGTTTCTGGCTTTGAAAGTCTTCGCAATGGAGCACATTTTATATGCAACTATGGACCAGC AGGCAATTACCCAACCTGGCCATATAAAAAAGGATCCACATGCAGTGCCTGCCCCAGTAACGACAACTGTCTGGACAATCTCTGCG CTAACCCACAACGAGACAAAGTGA